The DNA segment ACAAATTATTCTGTTTATAATTTGTGCGAAAATCAAGCATTCGTTCAAATACCGTGGAAAACGGACAATGAAATGTATTTCATCTTTTCCTGAGCGATAACCATTTATTCATGTTGTTATGAACCAACGCAAGATGATTCTCATGAGAACTGGATTTAGTAATGAAAACACAGAACGAAATTTTATAGCAAATAGAGAGAATTATATTGTCAAAATTAGGAATAAAGAAAACCCTCTTCCGTTACTGCATCCAACCAAACAAGACGTGTTTTCTCTCAGCTCCGAACATAACCCTAGTAGTTTACaacaggttatgggcccagacCCAATCCAAAATTAAGTAATTAATATTCTATCGAAGATAAAAGTGCCACACTTCACATCACCCGAACAAAGAGTGAAATTTTGTGTACGAGAGAAATGAGCACGGAGGAAGCGAATTCCGCAGGACCGAGCAGAGAGAGCAgcgcaggagcagcagcactaaGCGGCCACGCGGTCGGGAGCAACAACCTCGCAATGAACGTAGGTATCGAAAAGTTGAAAGGACGGGAGAACTACGTTTCGTGGGCCTTCGCGATGAAGATGATGTTGTGTAGAGAACGGTGCTGGGATATTGTAACGGCTAGAGACGATAAGGCGCTAGACAAAGACATGGACATGCGGGCATTGTCCACTATCGCGCTTAGCTTAGAAAAGCACAATTACAGCCTTGTGATGGACGCTAATACAGCAAAGGAAGCTTGGGAAAAGCTTAAAGCTGCGTTCACTGATGATGGTGTGTTTAGACGTATCTCTTTATTGCAAGAGCTTGTTTCgttcaaattaaataatttttcttcGACCGAAGCATATGTTGACGCAATAATGTCTACGTGCCACAAGCTTAGAGAAATAGGCTTCGAAGTGAGTGATATTTGGGTTTCGTCAATCCTGCTGATGGGATTACCTAAATATTACGCGCCCATGGTTATGGGATTGGAAGCATCGGGAATGGCCATGAAGGCAGATGCGATAAAGTTAAAAATTTTGCAAGAAGTGAAAACCACGTGCCACAAAGATGATGAAGCGCTCTTTAGTAGAGGTAATCCTAACCTGCGTAAAGGGGGAGGAGCAATGAAGAGAAGCACAAAAGAGGTTACATGCTACAATTGCCAAAAGCTAGGGCATTTTGCGATTAATTGTCCTGAAAAGCAGAAgcacaagaaaaataataaaacacgtGCAATGAGTTCTGTGTTGGCAATGGGTGATGTGAGTGAATGTGAATGGTACTTTGATTCAGGAGCAAGTTCGCACATGGCAAAATCAGGTGTAGATTTCTCGGAAAGACAACACATATGTCACGAGGTTAGTACGGCAAACAATGCTAGCATGAAAGCTATTACGAAGGGCACAGTTTCCGTAAATTGCCAAGAAGGTGCggtaaatttattaaatgtgTTAGAAGTACCAGACTTAGCTACAAATTTACTATCAGTTagtaaaatatgtaaaaatggCTTCAAAGTGGTATTTACAGAACGTAAATGCGAAGTGTTTGATGAAAATGGAGAAGTGTTCGCATCGGGTATTGCTGAGAATGGATTATACCGATTGAATGAAAATAGAGTGAGAACATTTTTATCCTATGAAATATGGCACAGGCGACTAGGACATTTGAATTTCCAAAGTATTCAAAGATTAAAAGGCATGGCCGAAGGCATTCAAACTAAACAAACTAACACGTACAATTGTGTAGCGTGCATTGAAGGCAAACATGCAAGAGAGTCGTTTCCTACAAGCCAAGAAAGATGCAAAGAAAAATTAGAACTGATTCATTCAGATCTATGTGGACCATTTGAAGTTGAATCAATTGGTGGGTCAAAATACTTCATGACTTTCATAGATGATGCAACACGTAAAGTATTTGTGTATATGCTCAAGTCTAAAGATGAAGCAAAGACAGTATACGAGAAGTTTAAATCGATGGTACAAAGGCAAAGTGGTCgacaaataaaattatttagaaGTGACAACGGTCGTGAATATGTAAATGCCAGTATGAAAGCGAGTATGGAACGTGATGGAATATGTCATCAAACGACATGCACGTACACTCCAGAACAAAATGGAGTAGCGGAGCGGATGAACCGCACTATTGTTGAAAAGGTTCGGAGCATGCTAAACGATGCGCAGTTACCAAAGCGATTTTGGGCGGAAGCAGTTAACACTGCTGTATATTTAATTAATCGGAGTCCTACGAGAGCGTTAAATGACATTACTCCAGAGGAGGCATGGTCAGGCAAAAGACCACATTTGGGACATCTCAAAATATTTGGCTCTACAGTTATGGTACACAAGCCTAAGCAGAAACGAGTAAAACTCGATCCAAAATCCGAACGGTGCATTTTCCTTGGTtatgcacacaacacaaaaggaTTTAGAGTTTTTAACGTTGCCACCAACGAAATAATTATCAGTCGTGATATTATTGTCGTTGATGAAGGTCAATGTGAAGGTTTTGGCAAGGAACAAACAACTCCTGTTGAGTTTCTGGAACTGCTTTTTGCTGAAGGAAAGGATGAGTCAAATAGTACACGTAATAATCCGATTAATATTTCACCAACAGAAGAAGCATCGGATGGTCAGACAGAAGAAACCCCAACAAGGTTTGATCAGAGCAATGAAACTCCAAGGCGCAGTCAACGACAACACAAACTTCCAAGCAAGTACAAAGATTATGTCATTAATCGCAAATTTGTTCCTTCATCAACATTAGCTAACGAAGCAGAAAACGTATCGAGTGACTCGGACTATACGACACCAGAGAGCGAGTCTGATGAAGCGTTAGTTGTTTTCTCGCAGCGAGAAGATCCCAGAAACTATGCTGAAGCTATGAAGTCTGAAGATGCTAAACAGTGGATGGATGCTATCCAAGAAGAGCTTCAGTCTATTGAGGCTAACAATACATGGTCACTGGTAGACCTACCACCGGGACGGAAGGCGATAGGCAGCAAGTGGGTCTTCAAGACTAAGAGAGATGTGGATGGAAATTTGTTGCGTTACAAAGCTCGTGTTGTTGCGCAAGGGTTTAGTCAGCAGTTTGGAACTGACTATGATGAGGTATTTGCACCAGTTGTTAAGCAGACGACTTTCCGTGTGCTAATGGGGATTGCGGCAAAAAGGGGAATGGCGGTAAAGCAGTACGATATTAAGACCGCGTTTCTGTACGGCGatttagaagaagaaatcTTTATGAAAGTTCCACAAGGTGTGAAAGTGGAAGATAACAAGGTTTGTAGATTGAAGAAAGGGCTATACGGCTTAAAACAATCAGCAAGATCGTGGAATCAGAGACTTGATCAAGAACTAAAGCGCCAGGGATATACGAATTGCTTAGCAGACAGTTGCTTGTACAGGAAAAGATGCGGAAAGGAATGGTGCTACGTCTTAGTATATGTAGACGATTTGATAGTTGCGGGAGATAATCTTGACATGATTGAATCATTGCTTGCTGAATTGAAAAAGTCGTTTGAGGTTAACATTTTGGGCGACATAAGATTCTTTCTTGGAATAGAAGTAGAGAAAAATAAGCAAGGAGATTATTTTGTTAATCAGCGCAACTACATCAAAGATGTAATTATCTCTAGTGGATTAACAGATGCAAAGCCTTCTAGTATTCCTCTTGATCCAGGGTACATAAAGATCGAAGCAGAAGAAATCGAACTTTCTGATAATAAGGAGTATCAGCAGTTAATAGGCAAATTGCTTTATATTGCGATTAACACGAGACCAGATATATCGGCAGCCGTATCAATACTTAGCCAAAAGATAAGTAAACCCACACAACGCGATTGGTGTGAGTTAAAGAGAGTTGTGAGATATTTAAAGGGAACCATTAACTATCGTCTACGATTGAGCGAAAAAGGATGCGATAATGGTATAATTGGCTATTGTGACTCAGATTGGGCCGAGAACAGAATAGATAGAAAATCCAACAGTGGATATGTTTTTAAAGTAAACGGCGGTACGGTTAGTTGGACTTGTAGAAAGCAATCATGCGTAACGTTATCAACAGCCGAAGCAGAATTTGTCGCAATATCAGAAGGGATACAGGAAGCGCTGTGGTTGAAATTACTTCTTGAGGAATTAAACGATGTACAGGAAGTTATTATTCACGAAGACAACCAGAGCTGTTTGAAAATCTTATCAGGCGAAAAGTTGAGTAATAGAACTAAGCATATTGCAACGCGCTATCATTTTACTAAGGATCTAATTAAGAAAGGACAGATCAGCTGCGTCTATTGTTCAACAGAAGAAATGATCGCGGATCTATTAACTAAACCATTAGCCAGGATTAGAATACAGAAGTTAGTAAGCTTGATAGGGTTAAGTGTTTCACTGTGAGATATACAACGACAGCGTAAGGGAACTTGCGTTGAGGAGGAGTGTTGTTATGAACCAACGCAAGATGATTCTCATGAGAACTGGATTTAGTAATGAAAACACAGAACGAAATTTTATAGCAAATAGAGAGAATTATATTGTCAAAATTAGGAATAAAGAAAACCCTCTTCCGTTACTGCATCCAACCAAACAAGACGTGTTTTCTCTCAGCTCCGAACATAACCCTAGTAGTTTACAACAATTCAGTCTAAAACTAAtcactttttctcaaacacaATCGACGTTACCACGCTGCCCACCTTGCCACCGAATTTAAACGTCGGCGTTGGTATGACCGTATGTAATTTAAACAGTTCGGCGAAACTTTGAACCAGCTCACTCTCGGTCCAGTTGCAGGACGTCAGTATAAAAAGGCCATCGTCCTGCAACATCCGATGCACGTTGGCGATGTAGTGCATACGCATTGTTTTCGCATCCTCCGGATGCAGACTGATCGCGTCGTACGTGCCCTTATCGTGTACCACCTTGAACTGTCCCAGCGCAGCAACTTCCGGTTCCGACATCAAATCCACCACCTGGTAGTTGATGTTAAGGTCCTGATCCCGGCATATGGCTTTCGATAGTTCGATGGCTTTCGGTGAGTAATCGATGCCGGTCAGCTTCGTGTACCCTTCTCTGGCCAGCTCGATCAGCATCATGCCATTTCCACAGCCTGGAGCAGATTTAATTCGGTGTTGTTAATGATGCAAGATGTAACACATTTCCAACATACCCAGATCGATGATAGAATCGTCCGCTTTGATTTCATCCTCCTGTTTGGCAATCCAGCAAATGATGCGGTTCTGGCTGTCCTCATCGAACCAAACCTCACCGACATCGCCATGGTCGCGATAGTTCGCTATCTCTCGAGTGTAACTCGACTCCCAGAAATCTTTTGTTCCAAGCTCCGACCCTTCTAGCTCTTCAATTTGTTCACTCATCGTGGTGTTTCAATGTCTCTAAACTTCAGTATAAAACTGTTTAAAAGTTAGGCTCAGAATATTAGCACTGCGTTTTCTCAATTGGAACGATGACCAACACGAGCCGGGTTTTGTTGATAAACAACTTGATGTCAAACTGACAAATGGTATACACACTGTCAGCTGTTATACGGAATAcgaaaacttgttttttttattaaatatttaaaatataagtTGCAATTCCTGATTtcgatataaacaaaacatagaTAAACATTTCTTTTAAGTGACCGGAAGTAGTAGCAATTTGATAGAAATGTGTACAGAATAACAACAAGGAAACGGGTAGAACAGTGTCGTATCATACACAGTGggattttgttaatttgtattGGCTATTATTTGGGCTGAATTTGGCTACAGGGATGACCATACAAGACCGTTGAATCTTCCGGGTAAGTAGTATGTTCTCCAAAATATACCAACATCTTAGTTAATTCATATTTGTTTCCTATTTTCAGAACAGGAAATTAATCCAGCAAGTGTATGACTGTATTGTGGAAAGTCAGGTGAAGGATAGACCATGAAAAGCTAGAACACAAACGAGTTATCATCATATTGATCTTGTTCTTTTACAGGAAGATATATAGGggtgaattttattttatgttgtaTATTTCTGCATAGACACTAACGGTGGGTGGGATAGACCTTGAAGACAGGCGGTACACCAAGTTGATAGAGAGATTGTAAAGGCAGTTCTTCGAACGATACGGTCTGCCTCTAGCTACAGTGACGAGTTCAACGACATCGTTCGTAAAGGGGTATGGTGGTTGTGCAgtattttatatttcatttatgTATATTTCAAGGATATCGTTTAGTTTAGTTCTATTACAttcaaaatcacaaaaattgcATATTATTAATAACgcacttaaatttaaatgaaataatatcAGATCCGAAGAAAGTACTGCTCTAGGTAACCTGTAAAATAATAAGCATGTTGTTAGGTcggtttattttaacaaaagtgctcaaggcaaacaaaacacggcTATTTTACGCTCACCTTTTTCACTTCGCCGATTTTCCGTCcaaagtttttttcaaaatgatcCACTTCTTCCTCGATAACTATTCTTTGCATCCGTATCAAACACCGTCTGCGACGTTCTGGTGACCAATTCCGGATCACGTGGCCCATCCCCGATAGCTCAGCATCGACTGGGTCAGTTGGTCGTTTCAATCGGTTAAGCATCTCTGTTGTGGCACTTTGAAACGCCCGCAACGATTCCATCAGTTCCTCGTGGAGAGCACGACTGACTATTAGCCTACGCCGCTTGGTTGCCCTTGCCGTTACATTGGGTGCAATGTTTGGACGAGGAGATGCGGGATACCCTGACCGTCCAGGTTGCGGTGATGGTACACGCTGTGGTGACGGCACGCTGGACGGTCCAGTAGAAGGTGTGAGTCCCTCGTCTAACACCTTTACTTCCAATTGTTCCTGTTGGTCAAAGAGGTTTTGATGTTAAATATAGAATTTGCATGTCCTGATCTGGAATTCATTTTCTATGTGTATCAATCGGCAAACGAACAACCAAAGTCCTTTAACATgtactgttttgtttcgctgtGATTTGCTAGAACCTAAACAGATCGCTCGCCGTTGATTTGCAGCGAAATATACCTGCACAACGGTTATCAGTACGTAGAAAGGTTCAATGtgtaaataatgttttatacaATTTAATCTCGTTTCACCATGGCGATTTTGGACGCCATAAATTGCTTCATAAAACACATCTGCAACTACTGGCATGTGCGTGCCTCTACATaccttcttttgcttcttcggTGCAGGTTTGGTATCTGGAAATCAAAAAACAATGGTTTGATTTCTGTAATATTCATGTTATTTCTCTATTAAATGCAATAATTACCCATTTTTGTGTCAGTTCGTGTAAATCTCATGCAATTCTATTCCACGCTACGAGCTGTTTGCCGTGCCAAATTGTAAACAATTAAGAAAGACCGCGAAATCGTAGACACAGCAACAGGGTTTGCGTGCGCGGAGATTGACAGTTGAACCGTTATACGTCTGTTATACAGAAAGCGGTATTTCACGACCGCGAAATTCCTGtacgtgtgtttttgtgtagttTTTAAAATCTTTGTACAGTCTACTATCGAGTTTTTGTGGTCAATGCGTTCCTAACACATCGAGTATAACGATTTTCAGTCAAAATATGTGCTAAAAATGAGTATTTTACTAAGCCTAGTACTGTTATATACTACACTATTGatttcatacattttacaGGGAACATCAGAATACTTTTCGGTTTCTTTTGAAGAttgtataatttaagaaaaaaagcaatttattGTTCATTACACTATTCTTCACTAATTATGTAAAATGTGTATAGCCGCTCTGTTACCTTGATTCACATAACTGAAAGGCGAGAATACAGTGGAACCTCTCGTAACGAGTAtccattacagggtttcgaatcatataagggaatagttcaatcacttaggggaatgttgcaaatcggtaggggaatattgcatgcaagctgtggatgtttgcaatcacttaggggaattttgcaatcgattaggggaatgttgcaagcgtactgtggagctgtcatcagactgtgggtgccggtgTAAAAAGCTACGCATTGATaccgatgatgtttttttaaaaacatcgtttggagttgttttcgtgtgggattctgctgtacacatgataaactaaataaatcctgctgcggagccataattaaacatgataagttagtaagattgacgaaaatattttaaggtatttacagcggcacccacagtctgatgacagctccacagtacgcttgcaacattcccctaatcgattgcaaaactcccctaagtgattgcaaacatccacagcttgcttgcaacattcccctaccgatttgcaacattcccctaagtggttgaactattcccttatatgattcgaaaccctgtattaagAATTCGTCGAATAACGAGGAAATTTAAATGCTCAACATATACTTCTCTTAGAGAGTCGTATCTCGCATTACGGGCAATATCATTAGACTTCCTGATACGTTTTTTGGTGTCGATGTGAAATCAAGATCACAATCGGTTAAAATTGACCATTTCTGCAATTTTGCTTATAGCTTAGGCAAATGAGGGCTTCGTTTAATATAAAACTATTGCCAGGAGGAGAAGTATCGTATAATTGTATGATGTACAAGTGTGTGGTGTGATATATTGACGAGTGCTGTAAATTTAATGCCAATTCATTTATCGtactttttgaaaaattagtTCGTACTGCAGAATATTAACAAACAATGTTCAATGgagatcgaaaaaaaaatcggtaaAATCTAGTTGGAAATATCTAACATCTGACCATCAAAGTCTTCCTAGGCACAAACCAATAATAGATCGTTCAACATTTGTTTAGTTTGCTGCAATGCAAGCGGTGACTAGGAGCTGTTGATTCAATCATTGAtcaagaaaataaatgaatcatAATGACGAAGAAATAGTGAACTACAACCGTCTTCGAATATATTAGTAATATGaagacatttttttattttttttgatGCACATGTTCATTGATATTAACTCCTTTGTGGTTCTGCAaccaattatttcacttttcatagAAATTTTATTGGAAAGAGTCTCCCGCTTAACGAGTTTTATATTAAACTTTTATGTTTAGTTGCTTACCTTACAGTAGAACAGTAGAATACATTCATTCGGaatgaagggaaaaaaacaaacacaaacacgcaagTGTACAACATATCACAAaagaatatgttttattaagaaatttgatatttgaaatttttttgtttctgctgctgttgctgtggctGTCTGACGCTCGACGGTCTTTCGCTCTATCTCActggtagtgtgtgtgtgtgtgtgtgtgtgtattatggATCTATTGTTTATGCTACAGTTATTGTAtttctgttctttttcttctatatAATTTATTCCCATTGTGGCCCAATCTAATGGAGAGTAATCGAGTAAACGCAACCAAATGGGGCCTGATCATCGTTAAAATGATGTGATGCAATTACGCGTTGACTGTGGG comes from the Anopheles coluzzii chromosome 2, AcolN3, whole genome shotgun sequence genome and includes:
- the LOC120947343 gene encoding EEF1A lysine methyltransferase 2 translates to MSEQIEELEGSELGTKDFWESSYTREIANYRDHGDVGEVWFDEDSQNRIICWIAKQEDEIKADDSIIDLGCGNGMMLIELAREGYTKLTGIDYSPKAIELSKAICRDQDLNINYQVVDLMSEPEVAALGQFKVVHDKGTYDAISLHPEDAKTMRMHYIANVHRMLQDDGLFILTSCNWTESELVQSFAELFKLHTVIPTPTFKFGGKVGSVVTSIVFEKK